The Lepidochelys kempii isolate rLepKem1 chromosome 20, rLepKem1.hap2, whole genome shotgun sequence sequence CTGCATTGCTGTAACTTGCTATCAAGTCATAACtgtgttgttttaatttttggtCAGTTTCGCAGGGACCTGATCAAGGCCATTCCTATTGGGCTTCTCTCCCTTCCACCTTTTGCCAACTACTTCGTCTTTTTGCTGATGTAAGTATGTCTTTTACCGAGCCTTTAAAACATTGTTGAACATCTTGTTGCCAAGTCCTTGCCCTGAATAGTCACCATGCAGAGGCTCAGATGGTAACTGAAGCGATTAGTCAGTGGAGCTGATCTTTCTCTTTGGGCTCCTTTCTTCTCTCGTCTCTCAGCTGACATTTGTACTATTCCTGGCTGTCTGATGAGAGGGTTTGCTACAGAACAGCTGTATTTGTTCCTCTGGAGACTATTTTTTGTAGCAGTTAAAGCTACACTCATATTCATGGAAAATGATGATTCTGGGCCTGATTCGTTTTTTCCGATGTAGTTTTCCAGTTGTCTAAATTGAGTAAGCGCAAGAGGGAAGAATCATTAACTTCTTGTTTGTCTGCAGACAACTCATCACCTAGACGTCATGAACTAGATGGAATCTGAATGTTTTCTATCCGAACTGATTTCTCCCTTCTGTTCAGATTAAAGTTCCCATTTCTGTACTAACCTCTGTAAAAATCCAGTGTCTTGGATCTCTTGGGACATTCTGCTCTCACTATATTAGTGCGTGTTCTGGGCCCCCTTATAGCAAAAAGGAAATCCAGATGAACAAACCAAACAGCATTGATTTTGTCTGAGGAGATTTCTGCTGCATTCTAGGTACCTCCCCATGCCATTAGATCCTTCTTTCTAACCCTAAGAACAGTGAAAACTTTATATTTATTGGCATTTATATGGTGCttatcactgtagcatctgagtaTGTCTTCAGTAAACAGTCCGGTGGACACTTGACTGTAAAAGTGGCCTCCTCACATGTGTCCATACTTCTTTCCCAGCTACCCCATCCAGATAAGTGATCCAGTTccctaccctccacccccaagcaCCTGGAATGCCCCTCCAAGCTCCTTGCACAGCCCTGACTAGACTATGTTGTGCTCTGTGGGTTAATTGATACAGCTAAATGACTGACAGATTATTTATCTAGTATCTTAATGGAAACTAAGGACTTATTATCAGTGAGGTTTCTGCATCATCGGCGCTCTGGAGATCTTTATACCTGCATACTGGTGGTCCTGGGTCACAGCCGAGGGCTAGATGGGACTAGTTGGAGCTCATCGATGCTGCCCCTTAACTGGCCAGAAGGGGAGGCTGTTCCCTGTGCAAGGGTCTGAGCGTCCCACTTCTGTGGAGCTCCCAGATCTGGACAGAAGGAACTGGGAATCAAGCCCTGGTTTGCCACATCACAGGCAGAGCAGTAACCATGGGGCCAGGTCCCAGAACACTCACAGCGTGTCTCCGGTTTGACAGGCAAGGCACTATTGCTAGGCCACGAGCCTGGCCTGTGACTGCGGAGTGTTGGATTTTGTGTAGCTGCAGTGTCCCTGCTTGTGAAGCTCAGTGTGTTACCTCTGGATGACCTTTTCTTTCCAAGGTACTTGTTCCCAAGGCAACTGTTGATACGCCACTTCTGGACCCCAAAGCAGCAGTCTGAGTTTCTGAACATTTATCATGGTATGCGGAGAGAGGTGTACCCAGAACTCATTGATGGCTTAGAGCAGGTGACTCGTTTTGTAGCGGATCAGCAGCTCCGAAGTCAGATGCAAGAGCTCTGCACCCAGGTAAGTAACACAGGGCCTCCTTGCCCCCATGGGGACAGCTCCTCGGGGACACCGTAGGGTCAGCAGCGTCTCATCATTAGGTTATAGCCTTACTGACTGCTGAGCTAACCTGGTTGGCACATGGGATCAAATTGTATGCTGAACTGCACTCTGTGTAACCCCACTGGGGTCAGAGGGGGATTTGGCCCGTAGTTTTGGAGGGATTGTTTACATCTGAAACGTTGAGTTTGTCTGCTAGAATAGGAATCCCATCCAGCGGGTCTAGGATTCTGTCTCTGATGGGGATTGAGCCTATGCTTGTGGGTCATCCTAAGTCTCAAATCCTTTTAAAGAAGGGCTGATCCCTCATTTCTTGCCCTCCAAGCTTCCTCAGCTTCATTGGCTGTCCATGGGCAGACAAATTCCCCTGAATTTTCATTGTTCTAACCTCATAAAAAGGAAACAGTCTCGATCTGTTCCACCCGAGGCAGTTACAGAGATGAATCCAAAGGTCTTTAAGAGGCAGAAAGGCTGTCCTTGTGCTAATAGGTAGGTAGGAACCAGTCTGGGAGGTGGAAGTAGTAAAACCCTCTTATGACAAGCAAAAAAGTGCCCAGGTTGCATCAGCTTGGCGAGAAAACCCTCGGTGATGGGAGAGGGGGTGTGGTTACCCAGAGTTGCTGGTCCAAAGGAATTCAATGGAGACCATCCAAGCAGAGAGGCATTTCTGCTTTGGTGTAGGCTGAGAGTAATATGGCACCACACAGCATGCTAATGCCACAACACCTGGCACTTAGAAATGCTGAGGGAACAAGGTTAGCGACTTACCTGTTGGGCACAGATGGATTTCCAGGGGTCCTGCTGAGTCCTCAGTAGCTGGGGTCAGACGAGTCATCTGTTTGTGGGAAGTATCATGAGCAAAAAAAATCTGGCTCTCCAAGGTGCAGAGCGGTTCCCATCCAGAGGTGGCAAAACTTTTGGCCGTGAGAAGCTTGTTTACGGGACATCCCCTGGGCCTGCAAAGGCTGCGCGTTTGGCAAGTGGTAAGTGCCTCTCCCTGCAGAGGCTGTCTGTGCTAGTGATTAAGGAGATAGCCGGGATTGTACGTACAGCTGAGTGCTGAGGATGGAGGCAGTTCATTGAACTCTGAATGGTCACGAAGCAGCCGGCGGCTGTTTCACGATGCCCTCTGCCCACTGCTTGCTGAAGGCCTTCTCAAGGGAGATGCTCTTACCCAAGGCTAACCTCACCTCCAAGTCTGAACCCATCAGGGACGATCATCGCCAATAGCTCAGCCTGGATTAGATCCCTGGGTTCTCTGGGCTCTGCCCACTATCCCATATACTCTCCTTGAATCTTAGCAGGTTTCCTTGAGACTTCACAGATTTTCCTTGCCCTGCTTTTCACTTCCTGCCACAGAAAGCCTTGAGCCGTATCCTGTTCCTGACTCCTCACTTGCCAATCTTCTTCCTGAGATACCGGCTGCGGAGCCATATGTTGGAGTTACAGCATCTGGACCGAGCCATGCTGAAGCTGGGAGTGAGCGAACTAACTGAAGAGGAAGTGAAAATGGTAAGACTGAGTCCTCCCCTTTCATGTTGTGCCGGCTAGCTTAGAAAAATACGAGACTCCCAGAATCCTGTTGGGGAGAACTAGATACACAGTTGGTTTTTTCTCTCACTCGTGAGCAAAAAGCCTTGTGTGACAGCGTCTCTGTGGTGGAATATGATTTGCTGTGTTATGAACCGGTCACGGTTTCTCCTGTTGTGTCTACATCAAAGAAATACTATTCAGGCTCAGATCCTGGCCGATAacttggggcttgatcctgcactccTGACTCAGACAAAATGCCCGTTGAAGTCAAGGGAGGATTGCAGGCTTAGGCCCTGTTGTTTGTTCTGCTGCTTAGCTAGGGCTGGGGAAAAGAGGAAAGCGGGTCACTGAGTTTAAATTGCTCAGCTCCAGAGATGTACAATGAGCTAAGAAGAAATGCATGAATCAGTGACTTTCCCTGCTTGAAGTGTATGTATGGGGGAGGATAGCTAGGCCATGCCTGGGCCACACAAATAAGCCTTCCTCAGCAGAGGGAGTGGGCAGGGATTTGAGGTGAGAGGCAGGGTTATATATgtttcctggggggagggggaaacttcTCCCATGCCATCTCATGTGTGAAGCAATTGCACTAGAGAAACTACATGGTGTTTTGGTCCATTTAAAGCTGTATTTatccaaatgccccccaaaagtAACTGAGCCAGAGAATTAAGCCTGTTTCTTCCCATCAGAAATAAACGAGCTGCCTTGTGAATACACCTTCCAGCAGGGAGTCAGGATTCAAGAGATTTAGTGTACAGGGGACATAGGAGTAACACCTGTGTATTGCTCTGAAATTGACTAGTGCTCTGAATATACTTTAAAGGGGTCTAGAGTTGCAATCCTTCCTGCACAAGAGATTGCCTTAGTGTGAATGTTTGAGCTTCACTTCCAGCAGAATAGAGGGAGTATAAAGCAGCCACTGGGGGAACACTTCTAGTGGAGGTCCAGAGTAGGGCTGGATTACATGGCCCTGTGCTATTCCTGCACCTCACTTTCCAGTGTAGGGGCATGCTGGGGGTAAAAGGGAAGCAGATGGAGTACTCTGGTGATTCTAGGCTGTGGAGCAGCaatggggctgctctaacttacacagGGGACCAAGGCAGCCCATGGTTTAAAGCTACTTTTGTCCCCTCTTTCCTGGGCTGCACTTCGTGGGAGTCTCAGTCCAGATTCCAGCCCCTTGTGTTCAGTGATCCCCACTGAAATGAAAGCTCATTAGTCTGCACGCACCTGCCCTGACACTTGCTTCTCTCTCTTCTGTGGTCGTTAGGCTTGTTATGTCCGGGGCCTGAACTCCACCCACCTCAGCCCATCGGAATGCCAAAAATGGCTGAAGCAGTGGGTGAAGCTCTCCTGTGAACTGAAAGGTAAGACTGGCAGAGCTCAGCCAGCTGGCCACCTCTTGGCTGCTTCTTCCTCTTGTGTGCGGTGCAGATCCCGTAGGGCTGACCTCAGGCAATGCACCCGAGGTTGTGAACATCAAAGCTGTAGTTACGTGTCACACAGGGttatacatttcaaaacaaatggAGCTTCAGGGCTTTCTGAATGGCAGCCCTACAGATGCCCACAATAGGGAGGGGCGGGCATAATGGTCCAAACCTCAGGTCTGAAATGCCTAGGTTCCCTGCAGCCACAGGTTCACATTCCAGCCCTTCTGCATTTGGAGGTGGATAAGCTGATTTCTGAGCCATTTACTTTTAGGTGAGACCTTGAACCAAGTTCTGGCTGGTCTGTCTGAACCTTGAGCACGGAGTCCTTCCGTAAGGTTATGGTCTTGCTCTGGTGTCCTGGAAGTGGGACCTTACTGAAATCCTTGGGCTTGGGAGAGCCCAGGTTATGCGTGTGTTTTAACAGAGAAAAAAAGAGTTCACGCTGCAGGACCCTCAGAGGCAGATCATAGTATTGCCATCTCGTGTCCTCTTGGCACTGTTGATTGAGTGCAGGTACATGGGGAAAGAGGAACAGATATCCAAAGAAGAGTTTCTCAGTATACGAAGAGACATAAACATTCAAACAGCTCCAATTGGGCCAGGCCAGTGCATTAGCTGCAGCTTCTGGGCTTATTTGGCCGAGATGCGTGCTAGGGAGGCTGAGCGGCGATGGAGCACATGGCCAAAAGCACTGCAGTCTCTAACCTAAAAAACAGCTGTTTAAATGGAGTATGTTCCCAGGCTGGCTCCCTGGGGGAACCGCATCCCCCACAGTTAATGGGTTGGGATCAGCCCATTCGGTGGAGCTTCTAACCTCTCACTTTCTCTTCTCACAACTAGCTGGAGAGGAGCTGGCCTCTGCCCTGGCTTCCAAAAACGAGATTGACATTTCCCCTCCCCCGTGCCTGTCCTGAGTGTCACTGGTGGCTTTAGTTAAAATACTAAATTCTGACAGGACTGCTGGCTAGAGAGTATCTCAACCCATGAAATCTCTGCGAAGAAATGAACAGCTTTTCTTCTGGAATCATTTGATTCTTGTTGGCCCCTGATCAGCATCCTGGCAGCTGGAGTTTGCCAATCCCAGTTACCTGCTGCCAGCTCCCCCCTCACAACCTGTCAGGtctctggggagcagagctggaattATAAAACCTCGAGCAAAGGGTTTAGGACTCTGTATCATGGTGATACAGAGCTTCTCTTCAGGGCAAAACTGAGCTACTGTGTCCAAAAGGGCTGCCAGATGACAGACAGCTTGGCCAAGGATTGTCACTCAGAGAATGGCACAGAAAAGCTTAACATGAGTGCTGTCAGCTGGTCCCGCTGCAGATTTACAGGGCAAACCTGTGGAGTCCCTGGCATACATCTGTGGCCCAGATGCCGTGGTGGAGGTTGCAGTTCTCTCCTTGGGCTACTGCAGGTGTAGGCAACTCTTGCTTTTGtcaaacatgctgcttcttccTCCCAGCTAGTCCCCAGCCCTGTTCTAAATGGGTGgcgtgggtggggagggggattgtCCTGGCTGCAGGTTTGTGATCACTGCACTGTGTAGGTGTTACCCTTCCCTCTTTCGAGGATTTGATGTGAGAACCAACTAGGGATTTGTCTCTGCCCAGACAGTGCTGGTGAAACAGGAGGCTGACCTTCCAGCCCCTGCATTGTTCATGGGTGTAGTAGGGGTCATTACAGAACAGGTGTACAGCCCAGAGCCGGATGTCAGGAGAACTTGTATTCAGACCTTCTTGATGGTGCTGTGGCCTGGGTGAAGTGTGAGCCTACACtgctagctgctgctgctgcgtccCAGTCTGCCAGCCGTCCAGTGAGCCTTTGTGGTAAATGAAGGATAAAAGGGCTGGCTACTTTAGCTGGCGCCTGCCACTGTTTCCTCTCACCTCTGGAAATGCCTTCTGCTGGGGCCAGGGGGTGCCTGCCACCAGTAGCACGCTCAAGATGGGGACTCCCACTTGCTGGTTCTGGAGGTGTCAGGTAAACGTGACTTTGTGTTTTCAGATTCGGAGGTCTCGCTCTTGGCACACAGCATGGTCTTAATGTCCACCAACTACCTCGGGGCCAAGGAGTGACGGTACAGGCACCGACTTCAACTGTCGACCTATTTCTAGTGCTGGTGGTTGCAGCAGGGTAGAGTTTTTTGCTTGCATtgcaggaggggggctggacttTAGCGAGAAACACCTTGCTTTTTGCCTGCCGATCCACCTCTAAACAGTACAGCATAGAAGAGTAAAACCCCTCCTCAGCCCTGCCAGCGATGAGAGCTGCAAGCTCATTTACCTAAGATACATCGTCAAGTCCCTGAGAGCAAGAACCTGCTGTGGCTCCCAGTCACTAGGTGGTAGATTCCATGTTTTTTGAATGTGTAAGAGTGGCCCTTGCTGGGGTTGGGAGTGATTCTGCAATTCTGAGCCATGCAGATGTCTATGCTCTTCCCTGTCATTTTCCAGAAGAGACCATGTTGGCAcgcagccaggagccctggcttTGCTATTATAGCCTCAAACTG is a genomic window containing:
- the LETMD1 gene encoding LETM1 domain-containing protein 1 isoform X2; the encoded protein is MALSRLGCCRGGLHGGLLGVGPVTVPASCLRRVLRAPEPAPAWRALRHPACCLSTKTNPKALLAAVISQFKYANGKYESFLERTFPRFYLLYSTFLKGFRTLFSEAKEIRRIKLNMSLQKIDFHQLPYREMERLRQFRRDLIKAIPIGLLSLPPFANYFVFLLMYLFPRQLLIRHFWTPKQQSEFLNIYHGMRREVYPELIDGLEQVTRFVADQQLRSQMQELCTQVQSGSHPEVAKLLAVRSLFTGHPLGLQRLRVWQVKALSRILFLTPHLPIFFLRYRLRSHMLELQHLDRAMLKLGVSELTEEEVKMACYVRGLNSTHLSPSECQKWLKQWVKLSCELKDSEVSLLAHSMVLMSTNYLGAKE
- the LETMD1 gene encoding LETM1 domain-containing protein 1 isoform X1, whose translation is MALSRLGCCRGGLHGGLLGVGPVTVPASCLRRVLRAPEPAPAWRALRHPACCLSTKTNPKALLAAVISQFKYANGKYESFLERTFPRFYLLYSTFLKGFRTLFSEAKEIRRIKLNMSLQKIDFHQLPYREMERLRQFRRDLIKAIPIGLLSLPPFANYFVFLLMYLFPRQLLIRHFWTPKQQSEFLNIYHGMRREVYPELIDGLEQVTRFVADQQLRSQMQELCTQKALSRILFLTPHLPIFFLRYRLRSHMLELQHLDRAMLKLGVSELTEEEVKMACYVRGLNSTHLSPSECQKWLKQWVKLSCELKDSEVSLLAHSMVLMSTNYLGAKE